Proteins encoded within one genomic window of Bacillus thuringiensis:
- the gerLB gene encoding spore germination protein GerLB — protein sequence MKPFEYGDEEIGSREIGFAVSSTIIGIGALSMPRDIANQTLFSDGWIILLLGGLVCAVLGWFVTRVAILFPKQNFVQYTSAHLTKPVAYTISSILVLTFSALTAYESRMISVISQTYLFSDTPIQLLSFFFLLVVIYGIAGSRAALLRLNVLFLPIVLIAIVLLSLLNINLMEINNLLPAFQTKVSQYAVGVKNSIFTFIGFEVALFYAVLLNDKAAKKAPMAVAKAVMVNVLSYILIYVTCISVFTYMTTRGLTYPTIELGKEIEIGGGFLERFDAIFFTTWIITIYNTTAMYYDVASLLFCAMFPKVKKHVFIFGSAPIIFMVNMLPSSLNDLSNYGTYLAWIDMGFVVLAPLLVFIVYKIKRRNGRNETPS from the coding sequence TTGAAACCATTTGAGTATGGAGATGAAGAGATTGGATCTCGGGAAATTGGATTTGCGGTATCATCGACCATTATTGGTATAGGGGCATTGTCTATGCCAAGAGATATTGCTAACCAAACTTTATTTTCGGACGGTTGGATTATTTTGCTTTTGGGTGGATTGGTGTGTGCAGTTTTAGGTTGGTTTGTAACGAGGGTAGCTATTTTATTCCCGAAACAAAACTTTGTTCAATATACAAGTGCGCATTTGACAAAGCCTGTTGCATATACGATTAGTAGCATTTTAGTATTAACATTTTCTGCGTTGACAGCATATGAATCGCGAATGATTTCAGTTATTTCCCAAACGTATTTATTTAGTGATACACCAATACAACTACTGTCTTTCTTCTTCTTATTAGTTGTTATTTATGGAATAGCAGGATCTAGAGCAGCCTTATTAAGGTTAAATGTCCTATTCTTACCTATTGTTTTAATTGCGATAGTGCTTCTTTCTTTATTGAATATAAATTTAATGGAAATAAATAATTTACTACCAGCTTTTCAAACGAAAGTGAGTCAATATGCTGTTGGAGTTAAGAATTCTATTTTTACGTTTATTGGATTTGAAGTAGCTCTGTTTTATGCTGTGTTGTTAAATGATAAGGCGGCAAAAAAAGCACCAATGGCAGTTGCGAAAGCGGTAATGGTAAATGTGCTGTCGTACATTTTAATTTATGTAACTTGTATTAGTGTTTTTACGTATATGACAACTCGTGGATTGACGTACCCAACAATTGAATTAGGGAAAGAAATTGAAATTGGTGGAGGGTTTTTAGAAAGATTTGATGCAATTTTTTTTACAACTTGGATTATTACTATTTATAACACTACAGCCATGTATTATGACGTCGCATCTTTATTATTTTGTGCTATGTTTCCAAAAGTGAAGAAACATGTTTTCATTTTTGGAAGTGCCCCGATTATTTTTATGGTGAATATGTTACCTAGTAGTTTGAATGACTTGTCAAATTACGGAACTTATTTAGCTTGGATAGATATGGGGTTTGTCGTGTTAGCGCCTTTGTTAGTTTTTATTGTATATAAAATAAAAAGAAGGAATGGTAGAAATGAAACACCTTCTTAA
- a CDS encoding nucleoside recognition domain-containing protein: MESHSASKALPLDYIIQHAQALSKEDIRDDIVGDIYRTSASICKESVQYTNTDKLYRSEKLDKIFTSPIWGFPIMLGILSIIFYLTIAGANVPSDMIAEFFGWAEGYLTSWFQAAHAPEWLHGILILGLFRGIGAVISVMLPPMAIFFPMFALLENYGYLPRVAFNMDRLFKRSGAHGKQSLTMAMGFGCNAAAIMSTRIIESPRERMLAILTNNFVPCNGRWPMLILMASLFMAAGYTGSMQTLVTAGVVVGMVVIGIIMTLTVSWVLSKTALKGVPTHYTLELPPYRKPKVWNTIVRATLDKSVYVLKRAVVVAAPAAALTWLLANIFIGDTSLLMYFVNFLDPFAKMLGLDGFILAAFILGLPANEIVIPILLMSYLSTGALTEIDDFNQIKNLFLENGWTWLTALNTMLFSLLHFPCGTTLVNIYKETKSAKWTFLSFAIPTVIAIVVTFLSTQLVHWLGLV; this comes from the coding sequence AAAGAAGATATACGAGATGATATTGTCGGAGATATTTACCGAACATCTGCAAGCATATGTAAAGAATCTGTTCAATATACAAATACGGATAAATTGTATCGTTCTGAAAAACTAGATAAAATTTTCACATCTCCCATCTGGGGATTCCCCATTATGCTCGGTATTTTATCTATCATTTTTTATCTTACAATTGCAGGTGCTAACGTACCCTCTGATATGATTGCTGAGTTCTTCGGGTGGGCCGAAGGATACTTAACATCTTGGTTCCAAGCAGCACATGCACCTGAATGGTTACATGGTATTTTAATACTTGGCTTATTTCGTGGTATCGGTGCTGTTATTAGCGTTATGTTACCACCTATGGCCATCTTTTTCCCTATGTTCGCACTATTAGAAAACTACGGATACTTACCACGCGTTGCGTTTAATATGGATCGCTTATTCAAACGCTCTGGTGCACACGGCAAACAATCTTTAACGATGGCAATGGGCTTTGGTTGTAATGCAGCAGCCATCATGTCAACACGTATTATTGAATCACCACGTGAACGTATGCTTGCAATCTTAACAAACAATTTCGTTCCTTGTAACGGTCGCTGGCCTATGTTAATTTTAATGGCTTCATTATTTATGGCTGCTGGTTATACAGGTAGTATGCAAACATTAGTTACTGCTGGCGTTGTAGTGGGAATGGTTGTAATTGGTATTATTATGACATTAACCGTTTCCTGGGTACTATCAAAAACGGCTTTAAAAGGCGTTCCAACTCACTACACACTTGAGTTACCGCCGTACCGTAAGCCAAAGGTTTGGAATACAATTGTACGTGCAACACTCGATAAATCAGTCTATGTTTTAAAGCGAGCTGTTGTTGTAGCTGCCCCTGCGGCTGCATTAACTTGGTTACTAGCTAATATTTTCATCGGTGACACAAGCCTGCTTATGTATTTTGTAAACTTCCTAGATCCATTCGCTAAAATGTTAGGGCTTGACGGCTTTATTCTAGCTGCGTTCATTCTTGGGCTACCAGCGAATGAGATTGTTATCCCGATTTTATTAATGTCTTATTTATCAACCGGAGCTTTAACTGAAATAGATGATTTTAATCAAATTAAAAATCTATTTTTAGAAAACGGTTGGACTTGGTTAACAGCTTTAAACACAATGTTGTTCTCACTTCTTCATTTCCCATGTGGAACAACACTGGTTAACATATACAAAGAAACAAAAAGTGCAAAATGGACATTCTTATCGTTTGCAATCCCTACTGTTATCGCCATTGTTGTGACATTCCTCTCTACACAATTGGTACATTGGTTAGGGCTTGTATAA
- a CDS encoding Ger(x)C family spore germination protein, which yields MKHLLKMIMLMILAGSISGCSELEEIEERGFVVGAAYDIVKKKKANPIMKGTYQMVLPSKLAQQGGQGGGDSENYINVSAKADSVFEQIRIIAKKISRTLFFPHIQVIIFSKELLANPYVLQNTLDVYIRDHEMRRNIRLFVSDKDAEAILKQSAKPENLPAQYIDMLAEHPPKNAQMIEAARIGEVQEKMIASRSFVLPILELTKQGVQMNGAALFRGKDNKCVGSLNGEETLGMNYIIGKKIGGFFTVRKKNQLITYEIHKLRRKIKVSTTNVTKPKFNIHLFLEGTIAELHFSDHKKVLNEKRLEKDISEEMEKRIRKSIKLVQKKYKVDVLELGEVYKRHNYKEWKKISKNWDQGENYFSDAEVTVHVHPIIEHSGSALPKRVK from the coding sequence ATGAAACACCTTCTTAAAATGATAATGCTGATGATTTTAGCTGGATCTATCAGTGGGTGCTCTGAGTTAGAAGAAATAGAAGAAAGAGGATTTGTAGTAGGGGCAGCCTATGATATTGTGAAAAAAAAGAAAGCGAATCCAATTATGAAAGGGACGTATCAGATGGTACTTCCCAGTAAGTTAGCGCAGCAAGGTGGCCAAGGTGGTGGGGATAGCGAAAATTATATTAATGTTAGTGCGAAGGCAGATAGTGTCTTTGAGCAAATACGAATTATCGCAAAAAAAATTAGTCGAACATTATTTTTTCCGCATATACAAGTGATTATTTTTTCGAAAGAATTACTGGCGAATCCGTATGTTTTGCAAAATACGTTAGATGTATATATTCGTGATCATGAGATGAGACGAAATATTCGTTTGTTCGTTTCTGACAAAGATGCAGAAGCTATTTTGAAACAGAGCGCTAAGCCTGAAAATTTACCAGCGCAGTATATTGATATGTTAGCTGAACATCCTCCAAAAAATGCCCAAATGATTGAGGCTGCAAGAATTGGTGAGGTTCAGGAAAAGATGATTGCGAGCCGAAGTTTCGTACTACCTATTCTTGAATTAACAAAGCAAGGTGTACAAATGAACGGGGCAGCGTTGTTTCGCGGGAAGGATAATAAGTGTGTAGGTAGTTTGAATGGGGAAGAAACATTAGGGATGAATTATATAATAGGTAAAAAAATTGGAGGTTTTTTTACCGTTCGCAAAAAGAATCAACTTATTACATATGAAATTCATAAGTTGCGTCGGAAGATTAAAGTATCTACAACGAATGTTACAAAACCAAAGTTTAATATTCACTTATTTTTGGAAGGTACAATAGCTGAGTTACACTTTAGTGATCATAAAAAGGTCTTGAATGAAAAACGTTTAGAGAAGGATATTTCGGAGGAAATGGAGAAACGCATCCGAAAATCGATTAAGCTTGTTCAAAAAAAATATAAGGTAGATGTATTAGAATTAGGGGAAGTATATAAGCGGCATAATTATAAAGAGTGGAAAAAAATAAGTAAGAATTGGGATCAAGGTGAAAATTACTTTAGTGATGCTGAGGTTACTGTTCATGTTCATCCGATAATTGAGCATTCAGGTTCAGCCTTACCAAAAAGAGTAAAGTAA
- the gerLA gene encoding spore germination protein GerLA codes for MGELLELKGNLFEIMKEIRDELGSPNDLTIREVALAGSFTRCAVIFLCGLTDKDNVYKYVVRTLQYEEVQKEEALVQTLLDRFISIAEVGKKTTFPDIINAILAGDTVIVIDNVQTAIVINSRAWEKRSLEPPVTEDLIRGPRIGLNEDINVNKMLIRRSLRDPKLRFQSYIMGKRSQKEVTLIYIEDIINPYIVKELDRRLQSIVTDVVFETGTIEQLIQDNNLSPFPQFLNTERPDNIVASLAKGKAAILVDGSPFALIAPLVFVDIFQSVEDHYERWVIGTLLRILRMGSGIVAVLMPAMYVALVSYHQGLIPSKLAYSIAGAREGVPFPAYIETLMMALTMELIREAGIRLPKPMGQTIGIVGGLVIGEAAVNAGIVNPFLVIIIAVTAIATFSLPVYSITITFRILLFVFVLAATAFGLYGIILALIALAVHITNLKSVGIPYTTPIAPAFYKDWKEELIRLPKSMLKERPEYLQTKDSTIRPKERK; via the coding sequence GTGGGGGAATTGTTAGAGTTAAAAGGTAACTTATTTGAAATTATGAAAGAAATTAGAGATGAGTTAGGTTCGCCTAATGATTTAACAATTAGGGAAGTTGCCCTTGCAGGTAGTTTTACACGCTGTGCTGTTATTTTTTTATGTGGGTTAACAGATAAGGATAATGTTTATAAATATGTAGTTCGTACATTGCAATATGAAGAAGTACAAAAAGAAGAAGCTTTAGTTCAAACGTTATTGGATCGTTTTATTTCTATTGCGGAAGTTGGTAAGAAGACAACGTTTCCGGATATTATAAATGCGATTTTAGCGGGAGATACAGTTATAGTAATTGATAATGTTCAAACAGCTATCGTGATTAATAGTAGAGCTTGGGAAAAAAGAAGTTTAGAACCGCCGGTAACAGAAGATTTAATACGTGGACCGAGGATTGGATTAAATGAAGATATTAACGTGAATAAAATGTTAATTCGCCGTAGTTTACGTGACCCAAAACTGAGATTTCAATCTTATATTATGGGAAAGAGATCCCAAAAAGAAGTGACTTTAATATATATAGAAGACATTATTAATCCTTACATTGTAAAGGAGCTAGATCGGCGTCTTCAATCAATAGTGACAGATGTCGTTTTTGAGACGGGTACGATTGAGCAATTAATTCAAGATAATAATTTATCACCGTTTCCGCAGTTTTTAAATACGGAAAGGCCTGATAATATTGTGGCCTCATTAGCGAAAGGAAAGGCAGCTATTTTGGTGGATGGATCGCCGTTTGCCCTTATAGCTCCGCTAGTATTTGTTGATATTTTTCAATCTGTGGAAGACCATTATGAGCGTTGGGTAATAGGGACTTTATTAAGAATTTTGCGGATGGGTTCAGGTATAGTTGCAGTTTTAATGCCGGCGATGTATGTAGCGCTCGTCTCATATCACCAAGGACTTATTCCTTCAAAATTGGCTTATTCGATTGCCGGGGCAAGAGAAGGTGTTCCGTTTCCTGCATATATAGAAACGTTAATGATGGCATTAACGATGGAATTAATACGAGAAGCGGGAATTAGATTGCCGAAACCGATGGGGCAAACAATTGGGATTGTAGGTGGGCTTGTAATTGGAGAAGCAGCGGTGAATGCAGGAATTGTAAATCCGTTTTTAGTTATTATTATTGCGGTTACAGCTATTGCTACATTTTCACTTCCAGTGTATAGCATCACAATTACGTTTCGAATTTTACTTTTCGTCTTTGTATTAGCAGCAACTGCTTTTGGATTGTACGGAATTATTTTAGCACTTATTGCACTTGCGGTTCATATTACAAATTTGAAGAGTGTTGGTATTCCTTATACAACACCTATAGCTCCAGCGTTTTATAAAGATTGGAAAGAAGAGCTTATTCGTTTGCCAAAATCAATGTTGAAAGAGAGACCGGAATATTTACAAACGAAGGATTCTACAATCCGTCCAAAGGAGCGAAAATAA